One Setaria italica strain Yugu1 chromosome II, Setaria_italica_v2.0, whole genome shotgun sequence DNA segment encodes these proteins:
- the LOC101778060 gene encoding structural maintenance of chromosomes protein 6B produces the protein MAAGTISRIRLENFMCHSSLHIELGEHVNFITGQNGSGKSAILTALCVAFGCRAKNTQRAASLKDFIKTGCSYASIVVDISNHGEDAFKPEVYGNVIILERRITESSSSTVLKDQHGRKVAHRKDDLVEIIEHFNIDVENPCVIMSQDKSREFLHSGNDRDKFKFFFKATLLQQVNDMLGSIREKLTGADSIVEELEKSIGPVLKDLDDLQGKIKNMEHIEEIAHEIDNLKKKLAWAWVYDVVKKIEEQANKLEKLKERIPACQERIDRNTAIIEELRKDFIVKKENVRSFLEKTQEVRRMKEKLEHDMHEAGKLKMDLEKEHERGMQMLNKMNNRVRQLQVQVDEFELQHMQETQAEVSQIEDKMRELQQEINSAHLSATRLKEEEKKLSEELWGITKSIGDIEKKIAEDARKINHLKSQIRDFQQRQHDKVTAFGGDRVLSLFRSIERHQSRFKCPPVGPIGAHVELSSDSWSVAVDCAFGRLLDAFIVSCHKDSLLLRECAKEANYRNLQIIIYDFAKPLHDIPNHLVPSTPHPTILSVIRSESPTILNVLVDQGHAERQVLVQDYEMGKSVAFDQRIRNLKEVYTSDGYKMFCRGSVQTILPPNRKWRAGRLCTSVGETITEMKNEATGIEQINLEREGQKSELVVQRGKIELQLRSLKRKREDEERRLERKKLQLDDTKKLSADNNHDTAVDTSELVAEMMQVKEDIGNKELVLQKINLKLTDALQEENNKRASYKDFIESAYAEMGSISDVEHELQLVEEKIHDAQQEKAHYEDVMERKVLAPIKTAETEYTNLQQLHQEYFEKASKICIESEVEALGGVAGSTLEQLSEEINKLTRRLQQESRRYTESIDDLRALHDKTRQKILRKQQMYAGFRDKLNACQKALDLRWKKFQRNAGLLKRQLTWLFNEHLGKKGISGHINVDYKNQVLSVELTMPQDTSRDTIRDTRGLSGGERSFSTLCFTLALHGMTESPFRAMDEFDVFMDAVSRKISLDTLVDFAIAQGSQWIFITPHDISMVKAGDRIKKQQMAAPRG, from the exons atggcggcggggaCGATCTCCCGCATCCGGCTGGAGAACTTCATGTGCCACTCCAGCCTCCACATCGAGCTCGGGGAACACGTGAATTTCATCACCGGCCAGAACGGAA GCGGTAAGAGCGCCATCCTCACGGCCCTCTGCGTCGCCTTCGGCTGCCGCGCCAAGAACACCCAGCGCGCCGCATCCCTCAAGGACTTCATCAAGACCGGCTGCAG CTATGCTTCCATTGTTGTTGATATCAGTAACCACGGGGAAGATGCGTTTAAGCCAGAAGTATATGGGAATGTAATTATACTGGAACGCAGGATTACTGAATCAAGTAGTTCTACAGTTTTAAAGGATCAACATG gGAGGAAGGTGGCGCATCGCAAAGATGATCTCGTTGAAATAATTGAACATTTTAAT ATTGATGTTGAAAATCCTTGTGTAATTATGAGTCAAGACAAAAGCAGAGAATTTTTACATTCAGGAAATGACAGGGATAAGTTTAAG TTCTTTTTCAAGGCTACTCTTCTTCAACAAGTGAATGACATGCTTGGTTCAATAAGAGAGAAACTGACTGGCGCGGACTCTATAGTTGAAGAACTGGAAAAATCGATTGGTCCAGTGCTGAAAGATCTTGATGATCTTCAGGGGAAGATAAAGAATATGGAACATATTGAAGAAATAGCACATGAGATTGATAACTTGAAGAAAAAGTTGGCCTGGGCATGGGTTTATGATGTTGTAAAAAAGATTGAGGAACAAGCAAATAAGCTTGAGAAACTCAAAGAGCGTATCCCTGCATGCCAAGAACGAATTGATCGAAATACG GCTATTATAGAGGAACTGAGGAAAGATTTTATTGTGAAGAAAGAAAATGTTAGATCTTTTCTGGAGAAGACACAAGAAGTAAGGAGGATGAAGGAAAAATTGGAACATGACATGCATGAG GCTGGGAAACTGAAGATGGATCTAGAGAAAGAGCATGAACGCGGTATGCAAATGTTGAATAAAATGAATAACCGTGTGAGACAACTTCAGGTGCAGGTTGATGAATTTGAACTGCAGCATATGCAAGAAACTCAG GCTGAAGTATCTCAAATTGAGGACAAAATGCGGGAACTACAGCAGGAGATCAACTCTGCTCATTTAAGTGCTACAAG GTtaaaagaggaagagaagaaattATCTGAAGAACTATGGGGCATTACTAAAAGCATCGGTGACATTGAAAAAAAG ATAGCTGAAGACGCCCGCAAGATCAATCACCTGAAATCTCAAATTAGGGATTTTCAACAGCGCCAACACGATAAA GTAACAGCATTTGGAGGAGATAGAGTTCTGAGCCTCTTTCGATCGATAGAGAGACATCAGAGTAGATTTAAATGCCCTCCTGTCGGTCCAATAGGAGCTCATGTG GAACTGTCCAGCGATTCCTGGTCTGTTGCAGTTGATTGTGCATTTGGGAGGCTCTTAGATGCTTTCATTGTTTCATGTCATAAGGATTCACTTCTTTTACGAGAATGTGCGAAGGAAGCAAACTACCGCAACCTTCAAATTATTATATATGACTTTGCTAAACCACT GCATGACATCCCAAATCATTTGGTTCCTTCAACACCACACCCGACGATACTCTCAGTTATCCGTTCAGAAAGTCCTACTATACTAAATGTATTGGTGGATCAG GGCCATGCAGAGAGACAGGTTCTAGTACAAGATTATGAAATGGGAAAGTCTGTCGCATTTGATCAGAGGATACGAAATCTGAAGGAAGTATATACTTCAGATGGTTACAAAAT GTTTTGTAGAGGTTCTGTTCAGACCATTCTTCCTCCAAATAGAAAGTGGAGAGCTGGACGTTTGTGCACTTCTGTAGGAGAAACAATAACTGAAATGAAGAATGAAGCTACTGGAATTGAGCAAATAAACTTAGAGAGGGAGGGTCAGAAAAGTGAATTAGTTGTTCAGCGAGGAAAAATCGAATTGCAGCTCAGAAGTTTGAAG agaaaaagagaagatgaGGAGCGGCGTCTGGAGCGTAAAAAACTGCAGTTAGATGATACCAAGAAGCTTTCTGCTGACAATAATCATGATACTGCTGTGGATACCTCCGAACTAGTGGCTGAAATGATG CAAGTGAAGGAAGATATTGGGAACAAAGAATTAGTTCTGCAGAAAATTAATTTGAAACTAACAGATGCTTTGCAAGAAGAGAACAATAAAAGAGCTTCCTACAAGGACTTTATTG AATCTGCATATGCTGAGATGGGGTCTATTAGTGATGTAGAGCATGAAttgcagcttgtcgaagaaaaAATACATGATGCTCAGCAG GAGAAAGCTCACTATGAAGATGTCATGGAAAGGAAGGTTTTGGCTCCTATTAAAACGGCTGAAACCGAGTACACAAATCTTCAACAGCTTCATCAG GAGTACTTTGAGAAAGCTTCAAAAATATGCATTGAAAGTGAAGTGGAAGCTCTGGGGGGTGTTGCGGGATCCACCCTAGAACAATTGAGTGAGGAAATTAATAAATTGACACGGAGATTACAGCAAGAAAGCAGAAG ATATACTGAGAGCATTGATGATCTGAGAGCCTTGCATGACAAAACGAGACAGAAAATCTTGAGGAAACAACAAATGTATGCTGGTTTTAGAGACAAATTAAAT GCATGTCAAAAGGCTTTGGACTTGCGATGGAAGAAGTTCCAAAGAAATGCTGGCCTCTTGAAGCGTCAGCTGACATGGCT GTTCAATGAGCATCTGGGAAAGAAAGGTATCAGTGGGCACATCAACGTAGATTATAAAAACCAAGTTCTCTCTGTTGAG CTGACAATGCCTCAAGACACGTCTCGTGATACCATTAGAGACACTAGAGGACTTTCAG GTGGAGAACGATCTTTTTCAACGCTTTGCTTCACCTTAGCTCTTCATGGAATGACAGAATCACCTTTTAGGGCCATGGATGAGTTTGATGTATTCATG GATGCGGTGAGCCGCAAAATAAGCTTAGACACCCTAGTAGATTTTGCTATTGCACAGGGTTCTCAGTGGATATTTATAACCCCTCACGATATCAG CATGGTTAAGGCTGGGGACCGGATCAAGAAGCAGCAAATGGCAGCCCCACGTGGTTGA